One genomic segment of Impatiens glandulifera chromosome 6, dImpGla2.1, whole genome shotgun sequence includes these proteins:
- the LOC124941559 gene encoding uncharacterized protein LOC124941559 translates to MKKMGELNTLGVEGCAIVEEENQEVCPNEAKAESVVARFNMMSDVNPSKRMENQEVIFNKIISDLEEKLNKQIKANKEKESTLLMYGYLNGEVSPERKLGVDEYNDLNRVIDQKLEEIGERMRALSAVQDSVNPSRVKGDVAE, encoded by the coding sequence ATGAAGAAGATGGGTGAACTCAACACCCTTGGCGTTGAAGGATGCGCGATTGTGGAGGAGGAAAATCAAGAGGTTTGTCCCAATGAGGCAAAGGCTGAGAGTGTGGTGGCCCGATTTAACATGATGTCAGATGTGAATCCGTCCAAAAGGATGGAAAATCAGGaggtaatttttaataaaataatttctgaTTTAGAGGAAAAACTGAATAAACAAATCAAAGctaataaagaaaaagagagtACTTTATTGATGTATGGTTACCTTAATGGAGAAGTGAGTCCTGAAAGAAAATTGGGAGTGGATGAGTACAATGATCTTAATAGGGTGATTGATCAaaagttggaagaaattggTGAGAGGATGCGAGCGCTTTCGGCAGTTCAAGATTCAGTTAATCCTTCAAGGGTTAAGGGAGATGTAGCTGAATGA